Proteins found in one Amycolatopsis umgeniensis genomic segment:
- the dacB gene encoding D-alanyl-D-alanine carboxypeptidase/D-alanyl-D-alanine endopeptidase, with protein sequence MKERYVPENDDPRWPSDDKDTSSGEPKGAKGGGEATVWLPMSGLANGKTEELAVPKVTPESDSWFSPVVEVEEEPDVPETPTPQWSAFAPVTPVEPEEPEAPKTVFVQPVQPRQTEEPDWDQFDRGAATPTREHELARPEPLPQEPQRQEPQRQEPQRQEPQRQELPIQEPPRRPEQSRVEPPPPAQVPSATMHARPVRIEPAEEHFDSEATVGIQQLESPSEEPPAVETASAPKPKKRKRKVLLITSLVVVLLLAGMGAAAATPKVSNRLGLPWAPNAPKGDIPKPAGVTRVLHGPDINGVAPTKAGLAAALAGPAGAADLGTLTGTVVDAATGDVLWDKNSTTPLTPASTTKILVVAAALLSLDHGTQISTKIVQGADPGTVILVAGGDPSLTSLPLGTDSPLYPGAAHVDDLVAQVKKASGGKISKVQLDVSLFKGPTSAKGWDPEDTVAGNTYMAPVVPVMADGGRNDPKSDHAPRIANPATALTQKIAGKLEAQSGGTTTAPKDAKVLGEVKSQPLAEFANSLLQLSDNMLADVLARQIALAKGAEPSFAGGAAATLDVLKQAGFDLTGVQINDGSGLSDQNKIPAKVLSEILAVAAAPDGKDPRTAKLRPLLAGLPVAGGSGTLEKRYGDPASAAGRGWVRGKTGTLSGVNTLAGVVLDTDGRMLVFALMSSGSDQNKGRAALDVVAATLHKCGCR encoded by the coding sequence ATGAAGGAGCGTTACGTGCCGGAAAACGATGACCCGAGGTGGCCGTCGGACGACAAGGACACCTCATCCGGCGAGCCCAAGGGCGCCAAAGGGGGCGGTGAGGCCACCGTCTGGCTGCCCATGTCGGGTCTGGCGAACGGCAAGACCGAAGAGCTGGCAGTGCCGAAGGTCACACCCGAAAGTGATTCGTGGTTCTCGCCGGTCGTAGAGGTCGAGGAAGAACCGGACGTCCCGGAGACTCCGACACCGCAGTGGTCTGCTTTCGCACCGGTGACGCCTGTCGAGCCGGAGGAGCCCGAGGCGCCGAAGACGGTCTTCGTGCAGCCCGTTCAGCCTCGGCAGACGGAAGAGCCGGACTGGGACCAGTTCGACCGCGGCGCCGCCACCCCGACGCGGGAACACGAGCTCGCGAGACCAGAGCCTCTGCCTCAAGAACCCCAGCGCCAAGAACCCCAGCGCCAAGAACCTCAGCGCCAAGAACCTCAGCGCCAAGAACTCCCGATCCAGGAGCCGCCGCGCCGTCCCGAGCAGAGCCGGGTCGAGCCACCGCCTCCCGCGCAGGTCCCGTCCGCGACCATGCACGCGCGCCCGGTCCGCATCGAGCCCGCCGAAGAGCACTTCGATTCCGAAGCCACTGTCGGGATCCAGCAGCTCGAGTCGCCGTCCGAAGAACCCCCGGCCGTCGAGACGGCTTCCGCGCCGAAGCCGAAGAAGCGCAAGCGCAAGGTCCTGCTGATCACGTCCCTGGTCGTCGTGCTCCTGCTCGCCGGGATGGGCGCCGCCGCCGCGACACCGAAGGTGTCGAACCGGCTCGGCCTGCCCTGGGCGCCGAACGCGCCGAAGGGCGACATCCCCAAACCCGCCGGTGTCACCCGGGTCCTGCACGGGCCGGACATCAACGGCGTCGCGCCGACGAAAGCGGGTCTCGCCGCCGCGCTGGCGGGCCCCGCCGGAGCCGCCGACCTCGGCACGCTCACCGGCACCGTCGTGGACGCCGCGACCGGCGACGTCCTCTGGGACAAGAACTCCACCACCCCGCTGACCCCGGCGTCGACCACGAAGATCCTCGTCGTCGCGGCCGCTTTGCTGTCGCTGGACCACGGGACGCAGATCTCGACGAAGATCGTCCAGGGCGCCGACCCGGGCACGGTCATCCTCGTCGCGGGCGGCGATCCCTCGCTGACTTCGCTGCCGCTGGGCACGGACTCGCCGCTGTACCCGGGCGCCGCCCACGTCGACGATCTCGTCGCCCAGGTCAAGAAGGCGAGCGGCGGCAAGATCTCCAAGGTCCAGCTGGACGTCAGCCTGTTCAAGGGACCGACGTCGGCGAAGGGCTGGGACCCGGAGGACACCGTCGCCGGGAACACCTACATGGCCCCGGTCGTCCCCGTGATGGCCGACGGCGGCCGCAACGACCCGAAGAGCGACCACGCGCCCCGCATCGCCAATCCCGCGACCGCGCTGACCCAGAAGATCGCGGGGAAGCTCGAAGCCCAATCGGGCGGGACGACGACGGCGCCGAAGGACGCGAAGGTGCTCGGCGAGGTCAAGTCGCAACCGCTGGCGGAGTTCGCCAACTCGCTGCTGCAGCTTTCCGACAACATGCTCGCCGACGTCCTCGCCCGCCAGATCGCGCTCGCCAAGGGCGCCGAGCCGTCGTTCGCTGGCGGCGCGGCCGCGACGCTGGACGTGCTCAAACAGGCCGGTTTCGATCTCACCGGCGTCCAGATCAACGACGGCAGCGGCTTGTCCGACCAGAACAAGATCCCGGCCAAGGTGCTCAGCGAGATCCTCGCGGTCGCGGCGGCGCCGGACGGCAAGGATCCGAGGACGGCCAAACTGCGGCCGCTGCTGGCGGGTCTTCCCGTCGCGGGTGGCAGCGGGACGCTGGAGAAGCGCTACGGCGATCCCGCTTCGGCGGCGGGCCGTGGCTGGGTGCGCGGCAAGACCGGGACGCTGTCCGGGGTGAACACCCTGGCGGGCGTGGTGCTCGACACCGACGGCCGCATGCTGGTGTTCGCGCTGATGTCGTCCGGTTCGGACCAGAACAAGGGCCGGGCCGCGCTCGACGTCGTCGCGGCGACCCTGCACAAGTGCGGCTGCCGCTGA
- the tilS gene encoding tRNA lysidine(34) synthetase TilS, giving the protein MSGPDPAIAAVRTAVREFLTSAGAAGEVCVAVSGGADSLALAEAAAFTGTRAGLKVRALVVDHGLQDGSAEIAAKAAETARELGVDTAEVFKVTVEGAGGPEAAARRARYGALRSALPGGHGLVLLGHTLDDQAETVLLGLGRGSGPRSLAGMRPLDPPWGRPLLGVTRATTRRACRALGVDPWQDPHNEDPRFTRVRLRTEVVPLLEDVLSGGVAASLARTAAQLREDTEALDTLAGEVYLRAFTDEGLDVAVLATEPPALRRRVLRRWLLDSGVRELTDAHLRSVDALVGNWRGQGGVWLPGDLVAARAHGRLSVEAPQSTT; this is encoded by the coding sequence GTGAGCGGGCCGGATCCGGCGATCGCGGCCGTGCGGACGGCCGTGCGGGAGTTCCTGACGTCGGCGGGTGCCGCCGGAGAGGTGTGCGTCGCCGTTTCCGGTGGCGCCGATTCGCTCGCGCTCGCGGAAGCGGCCGCGTTCACCGGCACCCGCGCGGGGCTGAAGGTGCGGGCGCTCGTCGTCGATCACGGGCTCCAGGACGGTTCCGCCGAGATCGCGGCGAAGGCCGCCGAAACCGCCCGGGAACTGGGCGTCGACACCGCCGAGGTCTTCAAGGTGACGGTCGAGGGCGCGGGCGGACCGGAAGCGGCGGCCCGCCGGGCCCGCTACGGCGCCTTGCGTTCGGCACTTCCCGGCGGGCACGGTCTCGTCCTCCTCGGCCACACCCTCGACGACCAGGCCGAAACCGTCCTGCTCGGCCTCGGCCGAGGCTCGGGGCCGCGTTCGCTGGCCGGGATGCGGCCGCTCGACCCGCCGTGGGGACGGCCGCTGCTCGGCGTCACCCGCGCCACCACCCGGCGGGCGTGCCGGGCGCTCGGCGTCGACCCCTGGCAGGACCCGCACAACGAGGATCCGCGGTTCACCCGTGTCCGATTGCGAACGGAAGTAGTGCCCCTTCTGGAGGATGTTCTGTCCGGCGGTGTCGCGGCCTCGCTCGCCCGCACGGCGGCGCAACTGCGCGAGGACACCGAGGCGTTGGACACACTCGCGGGTGAGGTCTACTTGCGCGCCTTCACCGACGAAGGGCTCGACGTCGCGGTGCTCGCCACCGAGCCGCCCGCGCTGCGGCGACGTGTCCTCCGCAGGTGGCTGTTGGACTCCGGGGTCCGCGAACTCACCGACGCCCATCTCCGTTCGGTCGACGCGCTGGTGGGCAATTGGCGGGGCCAAGGGGGCGTTTGGCTACCCGGCGACTTGGTGGCCGCACGGGCGCATGGCAGGCTCTCCGTCGAAGCACCCCAGTCCACCACCTAG
- a CDS encoding inorganic diphosphatase, which produces MEFDVTIEIPKGERNKYEVDHKTGRIKLDRTLFTATQYPADYGFIDDTLGQDGDPLDVLVLVQEPTFPGCLIRCRAIGMFRMTDEKGPDDKVLAVPTNDPRLEHLRDIHHLNEFHKLEIQHFFEVYKDLEPGKSVEGSTWVGRTDAEAEIKRSYERETDRLAKEAVDGPSH; this is translated from the coding sequence GTGGAATTCGACGTCACTATCGAAATCCCCAAGGGGGAGCGCAACAAGTACGAGGTGGACCACAAGACCGGTCGGATCAAGCTCGACCGGACCCTGTTCACCGCCACCCAGTACCCCGCCGACTACGGGTTCATCGACGACACCCTCGGCCAGGACGGCGACCCGCTCGACGTGCTGGTGCTCGTCCAGGAGCCGACCTTCCCGGGTTGCCTGATCCGCTGCCGCGCGATCGGCATGTTCCGAATGACCGACGAGAAAGGCCCGGACGACAAGGTCCTCGCGGTCCCGACGAACGACCCGCGCCTCGAGCACCTGCGCGACATCCACCACCTGAACGAGTTCCACAAGCTCGAGATCCAGCACTTCTTCGAGGTGTACAAGGATCTGGAGCCGGGCAAGAGCGTCGAGGGTTCGACCTGGGTCGGGCGCACCGACGCCGAGGCCGAGATCAAGCGTTCGTACGAGCGTGAGACCGATCGGCTGGCGAAGGAAGCCGTCGACGGTCCTTCTCACTAG
- a CDS encoding zinc-dependent metalloprotease, whose product MVDWSLAASTGALLVRGGPVVDREEADEAVAELRELTIEAEGHVRELTGLGLDLPLLPAEVVDRPGWVRSAAAGLDALTGRALPEAQGGPLAPVLAGGAGVQTGLVLAFLASRVLGQYDPFGGPERRGRLVLVAPNVVAAQRAMDVPGHDFRLWVCLHECTHRLQFTAVTWLRDYFADEVERLIGGLAGRDADGLSDLVGRLPDTIKQIGKGKATGAGLAELLQSPSERAVFDRLLALSTLLEGHADFVMDAVGPQVVPSVELIRSRFTARRKGGGLIDRVLRGLLGVDAKMRQYEQGAKFTKHVVGAVGMDGFNAVWTSPNTLPTRAEITDPAAWVRRLHG is encoded by the coding sequence ATGGTCGACTGGTCCCTGGCCGCCTCGACGGGCGCTCTCCTGGTGCGCGGCGGTCCGGTCGTCGACCGCGAAGAGGCCGATGAAGCCGTCGCCGAGCTACGCGAACTGACCATCGAGGCCGAGGGGCACGTCCGGGAGCTGACCGGACTCGGCCTCGACCTGCCGCTGCTGCCCGCCGAAGTCGTCGACAGGCCCGGCTGGGTCCGCTCGGCCGCCGCGGGGCTCGACGCGCTCACCGGCCGCGCGCTGCCGGAGGCCCAAGGCGGCCCGCTGGCGCCCGTGCTGGCCGGTGGCGCCGGTGTCCAGACCGGTCTGGTGCTCGCGTTCCTGGCCTCCCGCGTACTCGGCCAGTACGACCCGTTCGGCGGGCCGGAACGCCGTGGCCGGCTGGTGCTCGTCGCGCCGAACGTGGTCGCCGCCCAGCGCGCGATGGACGTGCCGGGCCACGACTTCCGGCTGTGGGTCTGCCTGCACGAATGCACCCACCGGCTGCAGTTCACCGCGGTCACCTGGCTGCGCGACTATTTCGCCGACGAGGTCGAGCGCCTGATCGGCGGGCTCGCCGGCCGCGACGCGGACGGGCTGAGCGATCTGGTCGGCCGTCTGCCGGACACCATCAAGCAGATCGGCAAGGGCAAGGCGACCGGCGCCGGACTCGCCGAACTCCTGCAGTCCCCGAGCGAACGAGCGGTGTTCGACAGGCTGCTCGCGCTCTCCACCCTGCTGGAGGGGCACGCCGATTTCGTGATGGACGCCGTCGGGCCGCAGGTGGTGCCGAGCGTCGAACTGATCCGGTCGCGGTTCACCGCCCGGCGCAAGGGCGGCGGGCTGATCGACCGTGTGCTGCGCGGCCTGCTCGGTGTGGACGCGAAGATGCGCCAGTACGAACAGGGCGCGAAGTTCACCAAACACGTCGTCGGAGCCGTCGGCATGGACGGCTTCAACGCGGTGTGGACGTCGCCGAACACGTTGCCGACCAGGGCCGAGATCACCGATCCGGCGGCCTGGGTGCGGCGCCTGCACGGGTGA
- the hpt gene encoding hypoxanthine phosphoribosyltransferase: MYEGEIASVLVTEQQINDKIAELAAKVAADYPADGPGSGQGDLLLVGVLKGAVMFMTDFARALPLPSQLEFMAVSSYGSATSSSGVVRILKDLDRDIAGRDVLIVEDIVDSGLTLSWLLKNLASRNPASLEVVSLLRKPEAVKVDVPVKYIGFDIPNEFVVGYGLDYAERYRDLPYIGTLDPHVYTS, encoded by the coding sequence GTGTACGAAGGCGAGATCGCCTCCGTGCTCGTCACCGAGCAGCAGATCAACGACAAGATCGCCGAGCTGGCCGCGAAGGTCGCCGCGGACTACCCGGCCGACGGCCCCGGCTCGGGGCAGGGAGACCTCCTGCTCGTCGGGGTGCTCAAGGGCGCGGTGATGTTCATGACCGACTTCGCCAGGGCACTCCCTCTTCCCTCGCAGCTCGAGTTCATGGCGGTCTCCTCCTACGGCTCGGCGACCTCGTCGTCCGGCGTGGTGCGGATCCTCAAGGACCTCGATCGCGACATCGCCGGCCGCGACGTGCTCATCGTCGAGGACATCGTCGACTCCGGGCTCACGCTGTCCTGGTTGCTGAAGAACCTCGCCAGCCGCAACCCGGCCTCGCTCGAGGTCGTCTCGCTCCTGCGCAAGCCGGAAGCGGTCAAGGTCGATGTACCGGTCAAGTACATCGGGTTCGACATTCCGAACGAATTCGTAGTCGGATACGGCCTGGACTACGCGGAGCGTTACCGGGACCTGCCCTACATCGGCACCCTGGATCCGCACGTTTACACGTCCTGA